In a single window of the Paenibacillus sp. MMS20-IR301 genome:
- the alaS gene encoding alanine--tRNA ligase: MKASEIRSKWLQFFESKGHRIEPSASLVPHNDPSLLWINAGMAPLKAYFDGREIPENPRLTNSQKCIRTNDIENVGKTRRHHTFFEMLGNFSIGDYFKEEAITWAWEFLTGKEWIGFDGDRISVTVYAEDEEAFKLWNEKVGLPAERIIKLGDENFWDIGEGPCGPCSEIFYDRGEAYGSDMSDPEMYPGGENERWLEVWNLVFSQFNHNKDGSYTPLPNKNIDTGAGLERLASILQDVDSNFDTDLFQPMIQKTAALAGVTYKDNLDQDIALKVIADHVRTVTFAVGDGVLPSNEGRGYIIRRLLRRAVRYGKTLGLDRPFLYELTETVGDVMGVYYPSVVENREYIAKIIRLEEERFHETLSDGLAILGEISAKAKADGLSAIAGSDAFKLYDTYGFPFDLTEDFASEQGLTVDREGFDAAMQEQRERARAARQDNASMKIQGGALADLTVKSEFVGYNDTVTESKVLAIVVDGALVELVSEGAECQVILETTPFYAESGGQVSDTGVLTGGSVTAKVTGLFKAPHGQHVHLVTVEAGDLKVGDSVRAEVNRAQREDIVKNHTATHLLHKALKEVLGGHVNQAGSLVEGSRLRFDFSHFGAITPEELSDIEQRVNAQIWRGLDVVIENKPIDEAKAMGAMALFGEKYGNIVRVVQVGDYSLELCGGCHVANTSQIGIFKLLSESGIGSGVRRIEAVTGRYAYQFTESQLDLLKQSAALLKSSLTDVPKRIEALHAQVRELGRENESLQSKLSATFAAELTSSVVTVGGGTQLLAVSVQAGNIDALRSTADELKSKLPDAILVLGAVMDDKVNFVVAVPQELVKKGFHAGKLVKEIAAVCGGGGGGRPDMAQAGGKDASRLGEALKKAEELVAAQA; this comes from the coding sequence ATGAAAGCAAGTGAAATCCGTTCCAAATGGCTGCAGTTTTTTGAGAGTAAAGGGCACCGCATTGAGCCGAGCGCCTCGCTCGTGCCGCATAATGACCCATCGCTGCTGTGGATTAACGCAGGCATGGCGCCGCTGAAGGCTTACTTCGACGGCCGTGAGATTCCGGAGAATCCGCGCCTGACCAACTCGCAGAAATGTATCCGCACGAACGATATTGAGAACGTGGGCAAGACGCGCCGCCACCACACGTTCTTTGAGATGCTGGGTAACTTCTCCATCGGCGATTATTTCAAGGAAGAAGCGATTACCTGGGCCTGGGAATTCCTGACCGGCAAGGAGTGGATCGGCTTCGACGGAGACCGGATTTCCGTTACGGTATACGCTGAAGACGAAGAGGCCTTCAAGCTGTGGAATGAAAAAGTGGGCCTGCCTGCTGAACGCATCATTAAACTGGGCGATGAGAACTTCTGGGATATCGGCGAAGGTCCTTGCGGCCCTTGCTCGGAGATCTTCTATGACCGCGGCGAAGCCTACGGCAGCGACATGAGTGATCCTGAGATGTACCCGGGCGGCGAGAACGAACGCTGGCTGGAAGTATGGAACCTCGTGTTCTCCCAGTTCAACCACAATAAGGACGGCAGCTATACGCCGCTTCCGAACAAGAATATTGATACCGGTGCAGGTCTTGAGCGTCTGGCTTCCATTCTGCAGGATGTGGATTCGAACTTCGATACCGATCTGTTCCAGCCGATGATCCAGAAGACTGCTGCACTTGCCGGCGTAACTTATAAGGATAACCTGGACCAGGATATTGCGCTAAAAGTAATCGCTGACCATGTGCGTACCGTTACATTTGCGGTAGGTGACGGTGTGCTTCCTTCCAATGAAGGACGCGGTTACATCATCCGCCGGCTGCTCCGCCGTGCGGTCCGTTACGGCAAGACCCTGGGCCTTGACCGTCCATTCCTTTATGAGCTGACTGAGACTGTCGGTGACGTAATGGGTGTGTATTATCCTTCTGTAGTGGAGAACCGTGAATATATTGCCAAAATCATCCGTCTGGAAGAGGAACGCTTCCACGAAACCTTGTCCGACGGTCTGGCTATCCTGGGTGAGATCAGCGCCAAAGCCAAGGCTGACGGCCTGAGCGCCATTGCCGGCTCGGATGCATTCAAGTTATATGATACTTACGGCTTCCCGTTCGACCTGACCGAGGACTTCGCTTCCGAGCAGGGGCTTACGGTTGACCGCGAAGGCTTCGATGCTGCCATGCAGGAGCAGCGGGAACGTGCCAGAGCAGCCCGCCAGGACAATGCCAGCATGAAGATTCAAGGCGGTGCTCTTGCTGACCTGACGGTTAAAAGTGAATTTGTTGGATATAATGACACGGTAACCGAGTCAAAGGTGCTGGCAATTGTAGTAGACGGTGCACTGGTTGAACTCGTCAGCGAAGGCGCTGAATGCCAGGTGATCCTTGAAACGACTCCTTTCTATGCCGAAAGCGGCGGCCAGGTCAGCGATACCGGCGTACTGACCGGAGGTTCTGTGACGGCCAAGGTAACCGGACTCTTCAAAGCACCGCACGGCCAGCATGTACACCTGGTAACCGTTGAAGCAGGTGATCTGAAGGTGGGCGACAGCGTCCGTGCGGAAGTGAACCGTGCCCAGCGTGAAGATATCGTGAAGAACCATACGGCCACCCACTTGCTGCACAAGGCGCTCAAGGAAGTGCTTGGCGGCCATGTGAACCAGGCCGGCTCGCTGGTTGAAGGCTCGCGCCTGCGCTTTGACTTCTCGCATTTCGGTGCCATTACACCGGAAGAGCTGAGCGATATTGAACAACGCGTTAACGCTCAGATCTGGCGCGGTCTTGATGTTGTCATCGAGAACAAGCCGATTGACGAAGCCAAAGCTATGGGAGCGATGGCCCTCTTCGGAGAAAAATACGGCAATATCGTCCGCGTCGTGCAGGTTGGCGACTACAGCCTTGAGCTGTGCGGCGGATGCCATGTAGCGAATACATCGCAGATCGGAATCTTCAAGCTGCTCAGCGAGAGCGGCATCGGTTCCGGTGTGCGCCGGATTGAAGCTGTTACCGGCCGCTATGCTTACCAGTTCACTGAGAGCCAGCTGGATCTGCTGAAGCAATCGGCGGCCCTGCTGAAGTCCTCGCTGACGGATGTGCCTAAGCGGATCGAAGCCCTGCATGCGCAGGTGCGTGAGCTGGGCCGCGAGAACGAATCGCTGCAGTCCAAGCTGAGCGCAACCTTTGCTGCGGAGCTGACAAGCAGTGTGGTTACTGTAGGCGGAGGCACGCAGCTGCTGGCAGTATCCGTTCAGGCCGGCAATATCGATGCCCTGCGCTCCACAGCGGATGAGCTGAAATCCAAGCTGCCGGATGCCATCCTCGTGCTTGGCGCGGTTATGGATGACAAAGTGAACTTTGTTGTTGCCGTGCCGCAGGAGCTGGTGAAGAAGGGCTTCCACGCCGGTAAGCTGGTCAAGGAGATCGCTGCAGTGTGCGGCGGCGGCGGCGGCGGACGTCCGGATATGGCACAGGCCGGGGGCAAG
- a CDS encoding GNAT family N-acetyltransferase, with translation MTTVRMAMEEDAAALIRLNVLFNGVWRDEQSVKDSLQRSAELVAVAVNGDAVVGFACAQYFHSFCYPEAHGEITELYVREDARRNGYALGLIGCLEAELAKRGAGSVIILTNASNEQAKQAYLKAGYTITNETVMTKSMKKKL, from the coding sequence ATGACAACGGTCCGGATGGCGATGGAAGAAGATGCGGCCGCATTAATCCGATTAAATGTTCTATTTAACGGCGTTTGGCGGGATGAACAGAGCGTTAAGGACAGCCTGCAGCGTTCCGCTGAACTCGTGGCTGTGGCTGTTAATGGGGATGCGGTTGTCGGCTTTGCATGCGCCCAGTATTTCCATTCCTTTTGTTATCCGGAGGCGCACGGTGAGATAACTGAGCTGTATGTACGGGAAGATGCGCGCAGAAACGGTTATGCGCTTGGGTTAATCGGCTGTCTGGAAGCAGAGCTTGCTAAACGGGGAGCGGGATCTGTTATAATCCTGACGAATGCAAGCAACGAGCAGGCCAAGCAAGCCTACCTCAAAGCCGGATACACGATCACTAACGAAACAGTTATGACTAAGAGTATGAAGAAGAAGCTATAA
- a CDS encoding VOC family protein, with amino-acid sequence MIQSIVHIALVVKDYDEAIDFYTKKLHFTLVEDTYQPEQDKRWVVVAPPGSAGTTILLARASQPEQEAFIGNQSGGRVFLFLNTDDFWRDYHEMVSRGIEFVREPKEQPYGMVAVFKDLYGNQWDLLQLNEDHPLMRRTL; translated from the coding sequence ATGATTCAATCCATCGTACATATTGCACTGGTCGTTAAGGATTATGATGAAGCGATTGATTTTTACACGAAAAAGCTTCACTTTACGCTGGTTGAGGATACCTATCAGCCGGAACAGGATAAACGGTGGGTCGTCGTTGCCCCGCCGGGTTCGGCTGGAACGACAATTTTACTGGCCAGAGCTTCACAACCGGAGCAGGAAGCATTTATCGGCAACCAATCCGGCGGACGTGTCTTCCTGTTCCTGAACACCGATGATTTCTGGCGGGATTATCACGAAATGGTCTCACGCGGCATCGAGTTTGTAAGAGAACCCAAAGAGCAGCCTTACGGCATGGTCGCCGTCTTTAAGGACCTTTACGGAAACCAGTGGGACTTACTGCAGCTGAATGAGGATCATCCTCTGATGCGGCGTACCCTGTAA
- a CDS encoding DNA-binding protein has product MKPFNISLLLSSVVLGASFVTGCYLLAHGQGDREPAAVSAAGSTANPLMTLQEAAEYMNLTEEQVKTIIEFENYTLDLAHSYTGRMFPYIKINNEFLVGRDELDEWIKENTQQRKEYTK; this is encoded by the coding sequence ATGAAACCATTCAATATCAGCCTTTTGCTAAGCTCGGTTGTTTTGGGGGCTTCTTTTGTAACAGGCTGCTACCTGCTTGCACACGGTCAAGGGGACAGGGAGCCCGCCGCCGTGAGTGCGGCCGGCAGTACAGCTAATCCGCTGATGACATTGCAGGAAGCGGCCGAATACATGAATCTGACGGAAGAGCAGGTAAAGACAATTATCGAGTTTGAAAACTATACTCTCGATCTCGCGCATTCTTATACCGGCAGGATGTTTCCGTATATCAAAATCAACAACGAGTTTCTGGTCGGCAGGGATGAACTAGACGAGTGGATTAAAGAAAACACCCAGCAGCGGAAGGAATATACGAAGTAA
- a CDS encoding MerR family transcriptional regulator → MKIQELAEKMGLTIHTIRFYEKQGLLDDRHVRRESNNYRNYGDEAVERLKLIKKFQSIGCSLAELKEVLQDHDTNAQTNQQIIEWILSKKGEIERKKEEYDHMLNTLNWMLEYRRLLISDPEQAEKMFRKWHEGSAH, encoded by the coding sequence ATGAAAATTCAGGAACTGGCGGAGAAGATGGGACTCACGATTCATACAATCCGTTTCTATGAAAAGCAAGGTCTGCTGGATGACCGGCATGTCCGGCGGGAGAGCAACAACTACCGTAATTATGGGGATGAAGCTGTCGAGCGGCTGAAGCTCATTAAGAAGTTCCAGTCCATCGGCTGCTCCCTGGCTGAGCTGAAGGAGGTTCTGCAGGACCATGATACCAATGCGCAAACGAACCAGCAGATTATAGAGTGGATTCTCAGCAAGAAGGGGGAAATCGAACGCAAGAAGGAAGAATATGACCACATGTTGAATACCCTGAACTGGATGCTGGAGTACCGGAGACTGCTTATCAGCGACCCGGAGCAGGCAGAGAAGATGTTCAGGAAATGGCATGAGGGCTCAGCACATTGA
- a CDS encoding SDR family oxidoreductase gives MHVFVTGATGYIGSAVVRELTRAGHSVTGLYRSEDKAAGLKAAGAEALYGTLEDLEILRSAAAAADGVIHLAFTNDFSDFAGALALDLQAVQAMGAALVGSGKPFITTAHANGDTVNQAVLDLAERGVRASVVSLAPSVHGEGDRGFVPLMINTAREKGFAAYIGDGSNRWPAVHRLDAAVLYRLALESAPAGSRLLGAGDEGITLREIAEVIGRKLNVPAASITSEEAAAHFGFLGPIAALDLAGLYNTAQAGPATRELLGWTPVQSGLIADLEEGDYFA, from the coding sequence ATGCATGTTTTCGTTACAGGAGCAACAGGATATATCGGTTCCGCAGTCGTCCGGGAGCTGACCCGCGCAGGACATTCAGTGACGGGGCTATACCGGTCTGAAGACAAGGCGGCGGGATTAAAAGCGGCGGGGGCCGAAGCGCTATACGGAACACTGGAAGATCTTGAAATACTGCGCAGCGCGGCAGCAGCGGCTGACGGTGTGATTCATCTGGCGTTCACGAATGATTTCTCAGACTTTGCAGGTGCGCTGGCCCTGGATTTGCAGGCTGTTCAGGCCATGGGCGCAGCGCTTGTGGGCTCCGGGAAGCCGTTCATTACGACAGCTCACGCCAACGGGGATACCGTGAATCAGGCAGTGCTCGATCTGGCAGAGCGGGGCGTCCGGGCATCCGTCGTTTCGCTCGCACCGTCTGTGCATGGTGAAGGGGACAGGGGGTTTGTTCCGTTGATGATCAATACCGCCCGTGAAAAGGGCTTTGCCGCGTATATCGGCGACGGAAGCAACCGCTGGCCTGCGGTTCACCGCCTGGATGCAGCCGTGCTGTACCGTCTGGCGCTGGAATCCGCCCCCGCAGGCTCAAGGCTGCTTGGGGCAGGCGATGAAGGGATTACGCTCCGCGAGATCGCAGAGGTGATCGGGCGGAAGCTGAATGTACCTGCAGCCAGCATAACTTCTGAAGAAGCTGCAGCCCATTTCGGCTTCCTCGGACCTATTGCGGCGCTTGATCTCGCGGGTCTGTATAATACTGCTCAGGCAGGACCGGCAACGCGGGAGCTTTTGGGCTGGACACCGGTGCAGTCCGGGCTGATCGCCGATCTTGAGGAAGGAGATTATTTTGCCTAA
- a CDS encoding Gfo/Idh/MocA family oxidoreductase: MDNNIQWGIIGCGNVTEVKSGPALQKAEGSQLTAVMRRNGELAADYARRHGVSRWYNEAAALIADPGVNAVYVATPPSTHMEYTLAAAQVGKPVYVEKPMARNTAECEAMLDACAQAGVPLYVAYYRRGLPRFRKIKEWLDAGAIGEPRFVRTLHMSKPLTEVRGDNWRVDPNISGGGLFLDLGSHTLDLLDFLLGPVKDVSGHASNMGSPYDPEDTVSGRYQFASGVHGTGIWCFNAYANEDVTEITGSWGSITFSTFAERPIVLRTEEGEHAEHIAHPAHIQQPLIQSIVDELLGRGTAFSTGKTAIRTSRVMDELVRNYRGD; encoded by the coding sequence TTGGACAATAACATTCAATGGGGGATTATCGGCTGCGGAAATGTAACCGAGGTCAAGAGCGGGCCTGCCTTACAGAAGGCTGAGGGCTCACAGCTTACAGCCGTTATGAGACGTAACGGGGAGCTCGCAGCGGACTATGCACGGCGGCACGGGGTCTCCCGCTGGTACAATGAGGCTGCTGCTCTCATCGCTGATCCCGGCGTAAATGCCGTATATGTAGCTACACCGCCTTCCACCCATATGGAGTACACCCTGGCTGCGGCGCAGGTCGGAAAGCCCGTCTATGTGGAGAAGCCGATGGCCCGCAATACGGCGGAATGTGAAGCCATGCTGGATGCCTGTGCGCAGGCGGGTGTTCCGCTGTACGTCGCTTATTACCGCAGAGGCCTTCCGCGCTTCCGCAAGATTAAGGAGTGGCTGGATGCCGGAGCCATCGGCGAACCCCGGTTTGTCCGCACGCTGCATATGAGCAAGCCGCTTACAGAGGTACGCGGGGATAACTGGCGGGTGGACCCGAATATCTCCGGCGGCGGCCTGTTCCTGGATCTGGGCAGCCACACGCTGGATTTGCTCGATTTCCTACTTGGCCCGGTTAAGGACGTCAGCGGGCATGCCTCCAATATGGGCAGTCCCTATGACCCTGAAGATACGGTTTCCGGGCGTTACCAGTTTGCATCCGGGGTTCATGGAACAGGCATCTGGTGCTTTAACGCCTACGCCAACGAAGATGTGACTGAAATTACCGGCAGCTGGGGCAGCATCACCTTCTCTACCTTTGCCGAGCGGCCAATCGTTCTCCGCACGGAGGAAGGCGAACACGCCGAACACATTGCCCATCCGGCTCATATTCAGCAGCCGCTGATTCAATCTATTGTAGACGAGCTGCTGGGCCGCGGCACTGCCTTCAGTACCGGTAAGACTGCCATCCGCACCAGCCGTGTAATGGATGAACTCGTGCGGAACTATCGCGGGGATTGA
- a CDS encoding TetR/AcrR family transcriptional regulator: protein MKNITNTSDDILNCARSLIITGGYNGFSYADIAAVVGIRKASIHHHFPSKAELVRTLVARYREEAEAGMQALELQVPDPLGLLRLYTGYWEACIADASAPLCVCALLASQLPALPEEVALEVQAHFRWLSAWLTSVMERGSQNGQLHLTGSPHAEAEAFMATVHGAMLSARAYGEAQIFGLVTGPLVERLALPL from the coding sequence ATGAAGAATATAACAAATACCTCGGATGATATCCTGAACTGTGCCCGTTCATTGATTATTACCGGCGGATACAACGGTTTCAGCTACGCTGATATTGCAGCTGTGGTCGGGATTCGTAAGGCGAGCATTCATCATCATTTTCCAAGTAAAGCCGAACTGGTCCGGACACTGGTTGCCCGGTACCGGGAAGAAGCTGAAGCGGGGATGCAGGCGCTCGAACTGCAGGTGCCTGATCCGCTCGGACTGCTGCGGCTCTATACGGGCTACTGGGAAGCATGCATCGCGGATGCCAGCGCTCCGCTGTGTGTCTGCGCGCTGCTGGCAAGCCAGCTCCCCGCCCTGCCTGAGGAGGTTGCCCTGGAGGTTCAGGCGCATTTCCGCTGGCTGTCGGCCTGGCTGACTTCCGTAATGGAGCGCGGCTCGCAAAATGGTCAGCTGCACCTTACCGGTTCCCCTCATGCCGAAGCCGAAGCGTTCATGGCGACAGTACACGGTGCGATGCTGTCGGCCCGGGCGTACGGCGAAGCGCAAATATTCGGCCTCGTGACAGGCCCGCTCGTGGAGCGGCTGGCGCTTCCCTTGTGA
- a CDS encoding peroxiredoxin-like family protein, translated as MSLTQALAAAKQEFVAHTPLEIQREMFRQIQEQQESGIAYGRQEGQKAKDFTLKNALGETVNLYDELSKGPVVLTFYRGGWCPFCNTQLKSYQRLLPEIEALGGQLIAVSPQSPDNTLSQQEKEELIFQVLSDTNGLVAAFYNILYDVPDYIQNIMKQAGMDLAEYNAMDRWVLPIPSTFMIDESGFIRSSYVNPDFMQRPDPEDILQELRKL; from the coding sequence ATGTCATTAACTCAAGCTTTAGCCGCAGCCAAACAGGAATTTGTTGCACATACCCCGCTGGAGATTCAACGGGAGATGTTCCGCCAGATTCAGGAGCAGCAGGAGTCAGGCATCGCTTACGGCCGGCAGGAAGGACAGAAGGCCAAGGATTTCACCCTTAAGAATGCTTTGGGAGAAACGGTTAACCTGTATGACGAGCTGTCCAAAGGACCCGTTGTTCTGACCTTCTACCGGGGCGGATGGTGCCCGTTCTGTAATACCCAGCTGAAGAGCTACCAGAGGCTGCTTCCGGAGATCGAAGCCCTTGGGGGCCAGCTGATTGCCGTCAGTCCGCAAAGTCCGGACAACACGCTGTCCCAGCAGGAGAAGGAAGAGCTTATTTTCCAGGTGCTCAGCGACACTAACGGGCTGGTGGCAGCATTCTATAATATTCTTTATGACGTTCCGGACTATATCCAGAACATTATGAAACAAGCAGGCATGGATCTGGCAGAGTATAACGCAATGGACCGCTGGGTGCTGCCGATTCCTTCCACCTTTATGATCGATGAATCCGGATTCATCCGTTCTTCCTATGTGAACCCCGACTTTATGCAGCGGCCCGATCCCGAAGATATTCTGCAGGAGTTGCGTAAGCTGTAG